The following nucleotide sequence is from Aggregicoccus sp. 17bor-14.
AGGAAGCGCCAGCTCACATCCGCCTGGAAGCCGCGCGTGACGAGCACCGAGTACAGCGGGCGCGAGAGCGACACCGAGCCGCGGCTGCCCTCGAGCGCCTGCGTGTGCCGGTCGAAGACCAGCAGCGCCTGCTCGCGCAGCTGTAGCCGGCTGCCGAAGAGGCGCCGGTCCACGTAGGTCTGCCCCAGGCTGAGCGAGCCCTGGGTGAGGATGAAGTCCGCCGCGACGCTCTTGTTCAGCCCGAGGAAGTTCAGCTCCGTGGGCTGCAGCTGCAGCAACTGCACGAGCGAGCCCACCACGCTGAAGGTGCTGTTGAGGCGCAGGCTCCACAGGTCCTTGGTGACGATGAGCAGCGCCACCCCGCCGGGGCTGCGCCCGCGCACCGCCACCGCGCGCACCACCGCGAAGGCGCGCAAGCCGCGCAGGTTGCGCACGCTCTCCTCCACCCGTGCGTCGCTCCACGGTGCGCCCACCTCCAGCAGCACCTCGCGCCGGATGACGTGCTCGCGGGTGCGCCAGTGGAAGGCGTTGAGGAAGTTCGGGTAGGGGTCCGACTGCGCCACCACGTCCTCGGCGGAGACGAGCACCTCCTCCAGCCGCTTGCCCTCGGGCGAGGGCTCGAGCTCGCGCCCGTGCTGCGCGAGCCCCCAGGCCACGAGCGCGTCCTCGTAGCCCTTGCCCCGCGGGGCCTCCGCGGCCTCGGCCTCGCCGGGCGCCTGCGCCGGGGCGGGGGGCGCGGCGGCGAGCAACGCGAGGAGCAGGAGGGCGGACACGGGGGCGGCATCCTCGCACCGCCCTGCCCGCCCCCCAAGCCCGCTACCTCACCTGCAGCGGCCCCTCGTAGGCCACCTTGCCGGCAACCTTCGAGGAGGTGCTCTTCGCCCCCTCGCGGGTGACGACCTTCAGCGTGTACTGCCCCGGCTCGAGGCGCACCGCGGCGCGCACCGTGGAGCTGCACAGGCAGCGGCAGCTCTCCCCGGAGAGCGTCTCGGTGAGGGTGAGGGTGCGCCCCTCGATCGCCGAGCTCACGCGGCCCTGCAGGCAGCAGCCGTGGGTGAGCTGGTGCGTGACGAGCGCGCCGGTGCCCAGCGCGCTCACCTGCACCGCGGGCTCCGCGGCGCCCCTGCGCGTGGGAGCAGCCGCGGGCGGCGGGAAGCGGCTGCCGGCCTCCGCCGAGGCCGTGGGCTCGGCGAGGCAGCCGGCGAAGGCCACGTTCGCCTTGCCCACGGTGGAGGGGGGCAGCAGCACCCCGGCGAACGCACCGGCCGGCACCTGCGGCAGGTGCGGCGCGGAGGCGCCGTGCGGGGCCGCCGCCTCGGGACGAGCCGTGGGAGCCTCGCCTTCCGGGCGCGGCGCGCCGGCTTCCAGCCCGGCCAGCTCGGCGCTCGAGGGCGGCGTGCCCCCGTCCGCGAGCGTGCGGGTGAGCGCAGGCGCAGGCGCGCCCGAGCCGCCCTCGCTGCTCGAGGCGTCGCGCGCGTCGGTGTGCTGACGGGTGCCGCAGGCGCCCAGCAGCAGCGCGAGCGAGGCAACAAGAGAGGCGACGGACGTGCGCGCGCTCACGGGACCACCCGGCTGTCGTAGACGCTGTCGCCCTCGCCGGCGTAGTTCTCGGCCGTCACCACGCCGAAGGCCGTGTTGCCGCTGGGCAGCTTCGAGCTGAAGTCCAGGGCGATGGCCTGGGTCGCGTCGAACGCGTCGCCCGAGGGTGCGAAGTCGACCGCGCCCGTGGTGGTGTCCAGCACCTGCACCAGGGGCTGCAGGGTGGAGCCCCCGGGGGCGTGCAGCTCACCGTAGCCGCCCTCGCTCTGCAGGTAGAAGGTGTCCTGCAGGCCGCCCGTCCCGCTCGCGGGCACCACGACGACGCGCAGCGCGAACTGCTGCGGCGCGCTGCTGCTCTCCTGGTAGACGAAGGGGAAGGTGAGCACGAACTCGCTCTGCGTCATGGACACGCTCATGTACACGAAGCCGCTCGCGGCGGTGGTGCCGCCGGCCGCGCGGCCCGAGAGGCGCGCGTAGGTCAGGTCCCAGACCTGCCCCACCGCTCCGGGCGCGGGGTTGGAGACCACCTGCGCGGGCTGGTCGCCGAGCACCACCAGCTGGTCCCCGCTCTGGAAGCCGAAGTACATCGTCGCGCGGGTGATGGCGTTGAACGAGGCGCTGTCCTTCAGCGTGCCGAGCACCGTGAGCCCGTCCGCGTCCATCGCGCTCTGCACGCCCGCGAAGGCGGGCACCGCGGCGGTGCTCGCGCCGCCCTGGTGGTAGGCCGCGAGGAAGTCGCGCCACGCGGGCGCGTCCGTGAGGGTGTTGTAGCTCGCGTCGAAGTACGCGGCGGACCTGGGGAAGTACACCGAAAGGCCCGTGGAGGCAGCCGTCACCGAGCCCGCGGTGTGGGCCTTGACCGCCTTGGCGAGCGCGGCCTGCACCGCGCTGCTCGCCTGGGCGAAGCGGCTGTCGCCCCCTTCCGCCGCGAGCTTCGCGGCGAAGTCGCCGAGGTCCACCATGTTGAGCGACTGGCGCGGGTCCGGCATCTCGCCGAACGCGAGCGCCTTCTCGCGCGCGCGGCCGAAGGCGGTGGCGTTGCTGCTGCCGTAGAGCTTGGCGAGCCCGTCCACCGCGGCCTTCAGGTCATCCAGCGCGTAGAGGTCCGTCACCGCGAGCGTCACGCTCTTGTCCGTCTTCATCTCCACGGCCTGCGCCTTGAAGCCGGTGACCAGCGCCTGGGCGAGCTCCAGCGGGCCCGCTTTGGGGTTGTCCTTCACCACCGAGAGCTTGCGCCAGTCCCAGCCGTGCCCCGGCTCCAGCTCCTCGGAGGCCACCAGGTACTCGCCGTAGGGGCGCAGGCCGAGCGCCACCTCGTAGGTGGACATGAGGCAGGCGTCGAAGCCGATGAGCGAGAACTGCTTCAGGTTCGCCGCCGCCATGCCGTCCTTCAGCCCGCGCTGCAGCTCCGCGATGCTGAGCACGTCCATCTGGCTCGTGGACTCGTCGCCGCCGAAGCCCGGCCACGAGCCGCCGTGGTCCCAGAACACGAGGGCGTAGCGGTCCGCGGGGTAGGCCTTCACGCCCCAGCGGATGAAGTCGCTGAGCGTGTCCGCACTGCCCATGTTCAGCTCGCCCAGGTCCGAGAGCTCCTGGATGGCGCCCGGCTTCACCAGGATGCGCTTGGTGCTGGTCCAGTTGGGGAGCGTGCCCCAGCCGCTCTCGTCGTAGCCCTCGGCGCGGTCGATCTGCACCGCGATCTTCACCTTGTCGCTGCTGCCCACCTGGGCCATCTCCGCGAGGTCGTCGAACGCGAAGGGCTCCAGGTTGTTGTCGCCCACCATGTAGACGAGCACGGTCCAGCTCTCGCCCGTGGTGGGGTGCGTCTTGCCGCCGCCGACGACGACCGGCCCGCCTCCCCCCGTGTCCGGGTTGTCGGTGCCCTTGTCGTCGCCCGAGCAGCCCGCGAGCGCGCCCAGCAGCGCCAGCGCGAGCGCCGCCCGGCGCCATCCGAATCCCTGCAGTGCCATGTGCTCCCCCCTCGAAACGGCGAGCCCCGTCTAACGCGCGGGCCCCGCAAGTCGCGCAAAATCAGCGACGGGAGCATCCTGCGTCAAGAGCCGTGACGGGGGCGTGACCGCAGGGGCCGCTTCAGGCCGTGCGCAGCTCTCCCTCGCGCGGAGGCGGGAGGCGCTCGCCGCGCGCGATGGCGCCCACGATGCGCGCGAGCTGCTCCACCCCGTCGCTCAGCGCCGCGGGGCCCGGCTGCAGGATGAGGCTGCTCTTCACCTCGTAGAGCTGGTCGTCCTTCACCGCCTGGACCTCGGCCCAGCCGGGGCGCTGGCGGATCTTCTCGCGCTTCGCCTTGCGCCCGCACCAGCTCGCGATGACGCCCTCGGGGTTGCGCCGCGCCACCTCCTCGGGCGCGTAGATGCGGCCCTTCGCGCCCTGCTGGCTGCGCGTCTCGGCGCACACGTCCTCGCCGCCCACCAGCTCCACCAGCTCCGAGCACCAGCGGATGCCGGAGATGAGCGGCTCGTGCCACTCCTCGAAGAAGATGCGCGGGCGGCGCGGCAGCGCCCGGGCCGCCTCCGCATGGCGGCGCAGGTTGCCCTCGAGCTCCTGCGCGAGCTGCTCGCTGCGCTCCGGCAGCCCCACCAGCGCGCCCACCACCCGCACGGTCTGGAGGATCTGCGCGAGCGAGCGCTGGTTGAAGAGGTAGACGGGCACCCCGCGCTTGGCCAGCTCGCGGCCCAGGTCCGCCTGCAGGTCGCTGAAGCCCAGCACCAGGTCGGGCGCCAGCTCGAGGATGCGCTCGAAGTTCGCATCCAGGAAGGAGCTCACCCGCGGCTTCTTGCGCGCCTCGGGCGGGCGCACCGTGAAGCCGCTCACCCCCACCACCCGGTCCTCCGCCCCGATGCGGTAGAGGATCTCGGTGGTCTCCTCGGTCATGCAGACGATGCGCTGGGGGTAGCGCGGTGCGGAGGAGAGCAGCTGCTCGAGGCGGGCGTCCATGCCC
It contains:
- a CDS encoding cobalamin-binding protein; amino-acid sequence: MDARLEQLLSSAPRYPQRIVCMTEETTEILYRIGAEDRVVGVSGFTVRPPEARKKPRVSSFLDANFERILELAPDLVLGFSDLQADLGRELAKRGVPVYLFNQRSLAQILQTVRVVGALVGLPERSEQLAQELEGNLRRHAEAARALPRRPRIFFEEWHEPLISGIRWCSELVELVGGEDVCAETRSQQGAKGRIYAPEEVARRNPEGVIASWCGRKAKREKIRQRPGWAEVQAVKDDQLYEVKSSLILQPGPAALSDGVEQLARIVGAIARGERLPPPREGELRTA
- a CDS encoding clostripain-related cysteine peptidase produces the protein MALQGFGWRRAALALALLGALAGCSGDDKGTDNPDTGGGGPVVVGGGKTHPTTGESWTVLVYMVGDNNLEPFAFDDLAEMAQVGSSDKVKIAVQIDRAEGYDESGWGTLPNWTSTKRILVKPGAIQELSDLGELNMGSADTLSDFIRWGVKAYPADRYALVFWDHGGSWPGFGGDESTSQMDVLSIAELQRGLKDGMAAANLKQFSLIGFDACLMSTYEVALGLRPYGEYLVASEELEPGHGWDWRKLSVVKDNPKAGPLELAQALVTGFKAQAVEMKTDKSVTLAVTDLYALDDLKAAVDGLAKLYGSSNATAFGRAREKALAFGEMPDPRQSLNMVDLGDFAAKLAAEGGDSRFAQASSAVQAALAKAVKAHTAGSVTAASTGLSVYFPRSAAYFDASYNTLTDAPAWRDFLAAYHQGGASTAAVPAFAGVQSAMDADGLTVLGTLKDSASFNAITRATMYFGFQSGDQLVVLGDQPAQVVSNPAPGAVGQVWDLTYARLSGRAAGGTTAASGFVYMSVSMTQSEFVLTFPFVYQESSSAPQQFALRVVVVPASGTGGLQDTFYLQSEGGYGELHAPGGSTLQPLVQVLDTTTGAVDFAPSGDAFDATQAIALDFSSKLPSGNTAFGVVTAENYAGEGDSVYDSRVVP